One window of Paralichthys olivaceus isolate ysfri-2021 chromosome 20, ASM2471397v2, whole genome shotgun sequence genomic DNA carries:
- the dlgap3 gene encoding disks large-associated protein 3, which produces MKGYHVSRSMSQHSSGGGGGAPCHCTPEDCDGPGREYYQGHSDGHYYPPGGHAEALALERHHSHSHSHSHSGGGTFPRSQHPALQSFDSCEECLSSGHGGKMHRIPPNLMDQFEKQVPFHPDGFHTLQYQRTASGGAEQRSESPSRIRHLVNSVQRLFAKSHSLEAPSKREYNGTRGGGEYRGERGGGHRSGGEDGGGHYSGHQSRSTRRSKSRERSKSGDSRHESGRRHRSRTAGWWSSDDNLDSDSSFLVSGGRRGYPSGHESLDAAIQELTMKKPKDRGGGPGPAECVACTTMALAGSEGGGHHGNHGHSLKRSTWSAMTVSQAREVYPSTKGGAYNKALVPMESKLKERTFHYLQVPSEDWGGSYGGGNPGETGGEIPCRRMRSGSYIKAMGDDDSADSDTSPKASPKSTLIAQRDAFRRSISMDQRYSCKQCTDSYPNSRTTPKTHTRSRSYTRSLTSSQLGETLNRQFEAVCETMFGEVESQAVEALDLPGVFRTRSHSYVRAIQAGCSQDDDCLSVFSMSGPQGSIKGGAVFPYRKGAPPPLPPRMSKSSLSVRAQSSTESTQDAYFQSSGQLASVSGRPKQHSNSVDMGSSDGPSGRSSRGGYYTATGTGRSRQHSNSAESLDGVRGSRELVPYGGGPGVGVRAKHSSSADSLLEGPPRPARERESKAGGSLGKSVSLPQNSIVLSKAVGQDEGRRKWSPSIAVQVDSSETLSDSEGEGKALTEVHSIGVQVEDDKRRARFKRSNSVTASVQADLDPEGFPGLSIAVPTQDKSLQFGCSFQRHSSEPESASQYAECHRTVHTQGQWAYREDFIQSGYTTEACPADPRPHQHPHLPPRSHSPLPITSERAWAGTPSLEGPRSLPDSGRASPCMRDGEFFLRLLQTEVERMEGWCQNMEREAEENELPEEILELIRNAVGSAQMLMSQKVQHFFRLCQQSVDPSAYPQPTSQDLAGFWDLLQLNIEDVRVRFQDLQRLKDSGWRLPPEKKEDKKLPPPLPKKPAGGVSGSLRADSAGEVGSGGGSGGLVVPRVGGHTLPIREKSLDLGDRQRTEARRRLLQTKRTASFRQNSATESADSIEIYIPEAQTRL; this is translated from the exons ATGAAAGGGTACCATGTCAGCCGTAGCATGTCCCAGCATTCCTCCGGTGGTGGCGGAGGAGCCCCCTGCCACTGCACGCCTGAGGACTGTGATGGCCCAGGCAGAGAATACTACCAGGGTCACAGCGATGGACACTACTACCCTCCGGGGGGTCATGCCGAAGCACTGGCACTGGAAAGGCACCATTCCCACTCCCACTCCCACAGCCACTCTGGAGGGGGTACGTTTCCCCGCTCCCAGCACCCAGCTCTCCAGTCGTTTGACTCTTGCGAGGAGTGCCTGTCCTCAGGCCATGGAGGGAAGATGCACCGCATTCCCCCAAATCTGATGGACCAGTTTGAGAAGCAGGTGCCCTTTCATCCTGATGGCTTCCACACGCTGCAGTACCAGCGCACTGCTAGTGGGGGCGCTGAGCAACGCAGTGAAAGCCCCTCCCGCATCCGTCACTTAGTCAACTCCGTGCAGCGACTCTTTGCCAAGTCCCATTCCCTGGAAGCACCATCCAAGAGGGAATACAACGGcacaagaggaggaggggaataCCGTGGTGAGAGAGGAGGCGGTCACAGGAGTGGAGGGGAGGACGGTGGAGGCCACTACTCAGGCCACCAGTCTCGCTCGACCAGGAGGAGCAAGTCTCGAGAGCGCAGCAAGAGTGGAGACTCAAGGCACGAATCGGGCAGACGCCACCGCAGCAGAACGGCGGGCTGGTGGAGTTCTGACGACAACCTGGACAGTGACAGCAGCTTCCTGGTGAGTGGAGGCAGACGGGGGTATCCCAGTGGACACGAAAGCCTCGATGCTGCCATCCAGGAGCTCACCATGAAGAAGCCCAAGGACCGCGGGGGTGGGCCGGGGCCCGCGGAGTGCGTGGCGTGTACCACAATGGCTTTGGCcgggagtgagggaggggggcACCACGGAAACCATGGCCACTCACTGAAGAGGAGCACCTGGTCAGCCATGACAGTGAGTCAGGCCAGGGAGGTGTACCCCTCCACCAAGGGAGGAGCCTATAATAAAGCCCTTGTACCCATGGAGAGCAAACTGAAGGAGAGGACCTTCCACTACCTGCAG GTCCCCTCAGAAGACTGGGGAGGCAGCTACGGTGGCGGCAACCCAGGCGAAACCGGGGGAGAGATCCCTTGCCGCCGCATGCGGAGCGGCAGCTACATCAAGGCCATGGGTGATGACGACAGCGCCGACTCAGACACCAGCCCCAAAGCCTCGCCCAAGTCCACCCTGATCGCTCAGAGGGATGCCTTCCGACGATCCATCAGCATGGATCAGAG GTACTCGTGTAAGCAGTGCACAGATTCCTACCCTAACAGCCGGACCACGCCCAAAACCCACACCCGCTCTCGTAGTTACACCCGCTCTCTGACCAGCTCACAG CTGGGGGAAACATTGAACCGTCAGTTTGAGGCCGTGTGTGAGACCATGTTCGGGGAGGTGGAGTCCCAGGCCGTGGAGGCCCTGGATCTACCAGGCGTGTTCCGCACCCGCAGCCACAGCTACGTCCGCGCCATCCAGGCCGGCTGTTCCCAGGACGACGACTGCCTCTCCGTCTTCTCCATGTCAGGTCCCCAGGGAAGCATCAAGGGCGGGGCCG TCTTTCCTTATCGTAAAGGTGCTCCTCCCCCACTCCCACCTCGCATGTCCAAGTCTTCACTCTCGGTGAGGGCccagagcagcacagagtcCACCCAGGACGCCTACTTCCAGAGCAGCGGACAGTTGGCCTCGGTCTCCGGGCGCCCTAAGCAGCACAGCAACTCCGTTGACATGGGCAGCTCTGACGGACCCTCTGGTCGCTCCTCCAGGGGGGGCTACTACACCGCCACGGGCACTGGACGCTCCAGGCAGCACAGTAACTCGGCAGAGAGCCTAGACGGGGTCAGGGGTTCACGGGAGCTAGTGCCCTATGGAGGGGGTCCAGGAGTCGGGGTGAGAGccaaacacagcagctcagcTGACAGCCTACTGGAAGGGCCACCGAGGCcggccagagagagggagagcaaggcTGGGGGTAGCCTGGGGAAATCAGTCTCTCTGCCTCAGAACAGCATAGTGCTGAGTAAAGCTGTAGGGCAAGATGAAGGAAGAAGAAAGTGGAGTCCATCAATAGCTGTGCAG GTGGACAGCTCGGAGACCCTTTCAGattcagagggagagggaaaagCTCTGACAGAGGTCCACTCTATAGGGGTCCAGGTGGAAGATGACAAAAG GAGGGCTCGTTTCAAGCGCTCCAACAGCGTGACGGCAAGCGTGCAGGCCGACCTGGACCCTGAGGGCTTCCCGGGGCTCAGCATCGCCGTGCCAACGCAGGACAAGAGTCTTCAGTTCGGATGCTCTTTCCAAAGGCACTCGTCGGAGCCCGAGTCGGCCAGTCAGTACGCAGAGTGCCACCGCACCGTCCACACGCAGGGACAGTGGGCCTACAGAGAG GACTTTATTCAGAGTGGCTACACCACCGAGGCCTGCCCAGCAGACCCGCGGCCGCACCAGCACCCGCACTTGCCCCCACGTTCCCACTCCCCTCTGCCCATCACCTCTGAGCGAGCCTGGGCGGGAACACCGTCCCTGGAGGGCCCCCGCAGCCTGCCTGACTCGGGCCGAGCCTCACCCTGCATGAGGGACGGAGAGTTCTTCTTGCGCCTCCTTCAGACAGAAGTGGAGAGGATGGAGGGCTGGTGCCAGAACATGGAGAGAGAGGCGGAGGAGAACGAGCTGCCCGAGGAGA TTCTTGAGCTGATTCGAAATGCAGTTGGCAGCGCCCAGATGCTCATGTCTCAGAAAGTCCAGCATTTCTTCCGCCTCTGCCAACAAAGtgtg GACCCATCAGCCTACCCTCAGCCCACCTCTCAGGACCTGGCAGGCTTCTGGGACCTGCTCCAGCTCAACATAGAGGACGTCAGGGTCAGGTTTCAGGACCTCCAGAGGCTGAAGGACTCTGGTTGGAGGCTTCCACCTGAAAAGAAG GAGGACAAGAAGCTTCCTCCTCCTTTACCAAAGAAGCCAGCGGGTGGCGTGAGTGGCAGCCTCCGAGCCGATAGCGCTGGTGAGGTGGGCAGCGGAGGTGGGTCGGGGGGCCTGGTGGTGCCTCGCGTGGGCGGTCACACCCTGCCCATCAGGGAGAAGTCCCTAGACCTCGGGGATCGTCAGAGGACGGAAGcgaggaggaggctgctgcaGACCAAGAGAACCGCCTCCTTCAGGCAGAACTCGGCCACGGAGAGCGCCGACAGCATCGAGATCTACATCCCCGAAGCCCAGACTCGACTCTGA